The Candidatus Obscuribacterales bacterium genomic interval TGAACCAGACCGTGTAGACGTCCACAATGCCGGGTAGGGAATCAGGAGGGCTGCTCAGGAGCTAGGTAGGGACGATGAAGCACTGGGCGGTGGCAGCTCGCCCAAAATCATAAACCGCACGTGGTTGATGGCTAGCTGACCGATGGACAAATCCTCAGGCAGGTCTGGCGCGCGAAGCTTTTCAAAGGAAATACCTTTGCTAATTTCGGCGTGGTACCAGGGCAGACCCATGAAGAACCGCGTGGGGTAGGGGCCACCCTCGATCGTATCATCGACGTTGGATTCCATGGGTACCCAGCCATAGTCAGGGATGAAGAACTCTAGCCACACATGGTTGAAGTCGGGCTGGAGGGGCACCTGTTGGCGATCGCAGGGTTGGGGACATTTGTAGCGGCCGACGGTGCGGCAGGCAATGCCATTCAGACGAAAGAGGGCCAGCAGCACGCCCACATATTCTCCACAGGAGCCCACGCCGCGATCGAGGGCAATATCGGGGGTGTCAATATGGGGCTTGATGCCGTAGGAGAGGCGATCGTAGACATAGTCGCGAATACGCAGGGCCTGGCGCAGGATATTGGTTTCCCGACCGATCGCTTCTCGGGCAGCGGCTTGGATGATGGGCGTTTCCATAGCCAGGTCGTCATCATCCACCAAATACTGGGTTTGGAAGTCGCTGGGCAATGGGGGAGCCGATTCCACATCGCTGGGCGTCAGGCGATACTTGATGCCGCGCACCTCAATCAAGGCTTTCCAGCCAAAAATATGTACCGTTTGGGACTCGAAGGCTGGAAACCGAAACACCGCTACCCGCTGACCGTTCTGCACCTCTTCGGTGAAAGGAAGCCCCACGGGTTCTACATGGCGTACCCGCTGACGCAGA includes:
- a CDS encoding transglutaminase family protein yields the protein ELWVCDRDEQTVYCMDRATGELQFSVLTPYSSPTAIAFHTAASGESICYVAYASEEPYIRDDPNSPDPHQLAFRDRTFIHPLHFYYNPDQRYALSNGYLIEMFYVEEISALEAVKLPNLEWRIALPAETLRQRVRHVEPVGLPFTEEVQNGQRVAVFRFPAFESQTVHIFGWKALIEVRGIKYRLTPSDVESAPPLPSDFQTQYLVDDDDLAMETPIIQAAAREAIGRETNILRQALRIRDYVYDRLSYGIKPHIDTPDIALDRGVGSCGEYVGVLLALFRLNGIACRTVGRYKCPQPCDRQQVPLQPDFNHVWLEFFIPDYGWVPMESNVDDTIEGGPYPTRFFMGLPWYHAEISKGISFEKLRAPDLPEDLSIGQLAINHVRFMILGELPPPSASSSLPSS